One Solanum lycopersicum chromosome 2, SLM_r2.1 genomic region harbors:
- the LOC101250850 gene encoding uncharacterized protein has product MSKWWRAVATTAGGLRSTEVTSRRTYFTIQAIPREVSGRRVSSRDRAQGRIPAVVFSQNYVQSKPDDPTSIVAASSVSRKFLLTTERKQIKTIIDSVDLPFFCSTTFPLQIRAGSGSSTLLESGKVLPIKIHKDEETGKILNLVFVWAEDGTKLRVDVPVVFKGEHECPGLKKGGYLNKIRPSLKLLCPAENIPQKIEVDISQLDVEDKVSLHDIDVHPTWKLLSKNETIPVCKVKATPVDS; this is encoded by the exons ATGTCGAAATGGTGGCGTGCGGTGGCAACCACCGCCGGAGGTCTGAGGTCGACGGAGGTAACTAGCAGGAGAACGTATTTTACAATTCAAGCGATCCCTAGGGAGGTCAGCGGAAGAAGAGTTTCCAGTAGGGACCGAGCCCAAGGTCGTATTCCGGCCGTTGTTTTCTCACAGAACTACGTCCAGTCAAAACCTGACGATCCAACTTCCATTGTCGCCGCAAGTTCTGTTTCTAGAAAGTTCCTCCTTACAACTGAAAGGAAGCAGATTAAAACGATCATTGATTCGGTTGATCTCCCTTTCTTTTGTTCGACAACCTTCCCTCTTCAGATTCGAGCTGGTTCGGGCTCGTCAACTTTACTGGAATCTGGAAAAGTACTTCCCATTAAG ATTCATAAGGATGAAGAAACTGGTAAGATATTGAATTTGGTCTTTGTATGGGCTGAAGATGGAACAAAATTAAGGGTCGACGTGCCTGTTGTGTTCAAAGGGGAGCACGAGTGCCCTGGTCTCAAGAAAG GTGGTTATCTAAACAAGATTAGACCTTCCCTAAAGTTGTTGTGCCCAGCGGAGAATATACCTCAAAAAATTGAGGTGGACATAAGTCAGCTAGATGTTGAAGACAAAGTGTCCCTGCATGATATCGATGTTCATCCAACTTGGAAGCTCTTAAGCAAGAATGAAACCATCCCTGTTTGTAAGGTTAAGGCAACGCCAGTTGATAGCTAA
- the LOC101249132 gene encoding mitogen-activated protein kinase kinase kinase 5 isoform X1 produces MRWWQSAFSSSSGSSSSSSSCSSSKVYSDDSLLASGGGIRYTIKSAFFFARKRRHARAKKLQNLTEHDGDDWLSHCSNDNLPSKYSSDRPPPQPLPLPELHLVLRHESDAVSNEPNVPLPSPSDAHLHHRTGEDSSTRKDGVASHGSRLSSQDGRKKKKEHLGSRLSRKTPQKLHVADRASDIRISAPISAPTTPYASPGVSPLKAGDLLNHNYMAFPGAFQVCSAPEMPPSDTLQYPGFSYHVLPEKNAFSVDNSPHHSPRVSPQRSGKIASGPASPLHQLLPNENSTARRESSAQGNVHPLPLPPLGATPSHPTSIPPVPSNAELTPIKGQWQKGKLIGRGTFGSVYVASNRETGALCAMKEVELLPDDPKSAESIRQLEQEINVLSHLKHPNIVQYYGSEVVGDRFYIYLEYVHPGSINKFIRDHCETITESIVRNFTRHILCGLAYLHSKKTIHRDIKGANLLVDAYGVVKLADFGMAKHLNGQAANLSLKGSPYWMAPELLQSVMQTDTTTDLAFATDIWSLGCTVIEMLNGRPPWSEYEAAAAMFKVLKDTPPIPETLSREGKDFLRCCFCRNPAERPSASMLLEHRFMRVSHQPDVSSFIKPVGVIRVKEKSNSQKEQTTYNLHQGRLSLER; encoded by the exons ATGCGTTGGTGGCAGAGCGCCTTTTCATCTTCCTCCGGTTCGTCTTCCTCTTCCTCGTCATGCTCCTCTTCCAAAGTATACTCTGACGATAGCCTCCTTGCCTCCGGTGGAGGCATTCGTTACACCATCAAATCCGCTTTTTTCTTCGCCCGTAAGCGCCGACACGCTCGCGCGAAAAAACTCCAAAATCTTACGGAACATGACGGTGATGACTGGCTTTCTCACTGTTCCAATGATAATTTGCCGTCCAAATATTCCTCCGATCGTCCGCCTCCGCAACCTTTGCCTTTGCCGGAGCTGCATCTTGTGCTTCGCCACGAATCCGATGCGGTTTCGAATGAACCCAATGTACCACTGCCATCGCCCTCAGACGCGCATTTGCATCATAGAACTGGAGAGGATTCTTCCACCCGTAAGGATGGTGTAGCATCCCATGGAAG cAGATTATCAAGCCAAGATGGtcgaaagaagaaaaaagagcaCTTGGGAAGTCGCTTGTCTAGGAAGACACCTCAAAAGCTTCATGTTGCTGATAGAGCTTCTGATATCAGGATCAGCGCACCCATTAGTGCTCCTACAACTCCTTATGCAAGTCCTGGAGTCAGTCCACTAAAAGCTGGGGatcttttaaatcataattaCATGGCATTCCCTGGTGCTTTTCAAGTTTGTTCTGCCCCAGAGATGCCTCCATCGGACACACTTCAGTATCCAGGTTTCTCTTACCATGTTCTCCCGGAGAAAAATGCTTTTAGTGTTGATAATTCTCCTCATCACAGTCCAAGAGTAAGCCCACAGAGGAGTGGAAAGATCGCAAGTGGACCTGCATCACCCTTGCATCAATTATTACCAAATGAGAACTCAACAGCACGCCGTGAGAGTAGTGCTCAGGGAAATGTCCATCCACTACCACTTCCTCCTTTGGGTGCCACTCCGTCACACCCTACTTCCATTCCACCAGTTCCCTCTAATGCAGAGTTGACACCAATCAAAGGCCAATGGCAAAAGGGGAAACTTATTGGGCGTGGGACTTTTGGTAGTGTATACGTCGCATCCAACAG AGAAACTGGAGCTTTATGTGCGATGAAAGAAGTTGAATTATTACCAGATGATCCGAAATCTGCAGAGAGCATAAGGCAATTAGAGCAG GAAATTAATGTTCTCAGTCATCTCAAGCACCCAAATATTGTCCAGTATTACGGCAGCGAAGTA GTTGGTGACCGATTTTACATTTATCTGGAATATGTTCATCCTGGTTCTATCAATAAATTCATCCGTGATCATTGTGAAACAATTACAGAATCCATAGTACGAAATTTTACTCGCCATATTCTCTGTGGATTGGCTTACTTGCATAGCAAAAAAACCATTCACAG GGACATAAAAGGGGCTAATTTGCTTGTTGATGCTTATGGGGTCGTAAAGCTTGCAGATTTTGGGATGGCTAAGCAT CTCAATGGGCAAGCTGCTAATCTCTCCTTAAAGGGAAGTCCTTATTGGATGGCTCCTGAG CTCTTGCAGTCAGTTATGCAGACGGATACTACCACTGATCTCGCCTTTGCCACTGATATATGGAGTTTGGGTTGTACAGTAATTGAAATGCTGAACGGCAGACCACCTTGGAGTGAATATGAAGCA GCTGCAGCCATGTTCAAGGTTCTAAAAGATACGCCTCCAATACCGGAAACATTATCACGTGAAGGGAAAGATTTCTTGCGCTGTTGTTTCTGTAGGAACCCAGCGGAAAGGCCCTCGGCCAGCATGTTATTAGAACATCGATTTATGAGAGTATCTCATCAGCCAGATGTATCTTCTTTCATCAAACCAGTTGGTGTAATACGAGTCAAA GAAAAGTCAAATTCTCAAAAAGAGCAGACAACATACAATCTTCACCAAGGGCGTTTATCGCTAGAGAGGTAG
- the LOC101249132 gene encoding mitogen-activated protein kinase kinase kinase 5 isoform X2, translating into MRWWQSAFSSSSGSSSSSSSCSSSKVYSDDSLLASGGGIRYTIKSAFFFARKRRHARAKKLQNLTEHDGDDWLSHCSNDNLPSKYSSDRPPPQPLPLPELHLVLRHESDAVSNEPNVPLPSPSDAHLHHRTGEDSSTRKDGVASHGRLSSQDGRKKKKEHLGSRLSRKTPQKLHVADRASDIRISAPISAPTTPYASPGVSPLKAGDLLNHNYMAFPGAFQVCSAPEMPPSDTLQYPGFSYHVLPEKNAFSVDNSPHHSPRVSPQRSGKIASGPASPLHQLLPNENSTARRESSAQGNVHPLPLPPLGATPSHPTSIPPVPSNAELTPIKGQWQKGKLIGRGTFGSVYVASNRETGALCAMKEVELLPDDPKSAESIRQLEQEINVLSHLKHPNIVQYYGSEVVGDRFYIYLEYVHPGSINKFIRDHCETITESIVRNFTRHILCGLAYLHSKKTIHRDIKGANLLVDAYGVVKLADFGMAKHLNGQAANLSLKGSPYWMAPELLQSVMQTDTTTDLAFATDIWSLGCTVIEMLNGRPPWSEYEAAAAMFKVLKDTPPIPETLSREGKDFLRCCFCRNPAERPSASMLLEHRFMRVSHQPDVSSFIKPVGVIRVKEKSNSQKEQTTYNLHQGRLSLER; encoded by the exons ATGCGTTGGTGGCAGAGCGCCTTTTCATCTTCCTCCGGTTCGTCTTCCTCTTCCTCGTCATGCTCCTCTTCCAAAGTATACTCTGACGATAGCCTCCTTGCCTCCGGTGGAGGCATTCGTTACACCATCAAATCCGCTTTTTTCTTCGCCCGTAAGCGCCGACACGCTCGCGCGAAAAAACTCCAAAATCTTACGGAACATGACGGTGATGACTGGCTTTCTCACTGTTCCAATGATAATTTGCCGTCCAAATATTCCTCCGATCGTCCGCCTCCGCAACCTTTGCCTTTGCCGGAGCTGCATCTTGTGCTTCGCCACGAATCCGATGCGGTTTCGAATGAACCCAATGTACCACTGCCATCGCCCTCAGACGCGCATTTGCATCATAGAACTGGAGAGGATTCTTCCACCCGTAAGGATGGTGTAGCATCCCATGGAAG ATTATCAAGCCAAGATGGtcgaaagaagaaaaaagagcaCTTGGGAAGTCGCTTGTCTAGGAAGACACCTCAAAAGCTTCATGTTGCTGATAGAGCTTCTGATATCAGGATCAGCGCACCCATTAGTGCTCCTACAACTCCTTATGCAAGTCCTGGAGTCAGTCCACTAAAAGCTGGGGatcttttaaatcataattaCATGGCATTCCCTGGTGCTTTTCAAGTTTGTTCTGCCCCAGAGATGCCTCCATCGGACACACTTCAGTATCCAGGTTTCTCTTACCATGTTCTCCCGGAGAAAAATGCTTTTAGTGTTGATAATTCTCCTCATCACAGTCCAAGAGTAAGCCCACAGAGGAGTGGAAAGATCGCAAGTGGACCTGCATCACCCTTGCATCAATTATTACCAAATGAGAACTCAACAGCACGCCGTGAGAGTAGTGCTCAGGGAAATGTCCATCCACTACCACTTCCTCCTTTGGGTGCCACTCCGTCACACCCTACTTCCATTCCACCAGTTCCCTCTAATGCAGAGTTGACACCAATCAAAGGCCAATGGCAAAAGGGGAAACTTATTGGGCGTGGGACTTTTGGTAGTGTATACGTCGCATCCAACAG AGAAACTGGAGCTTTATGTGCGATGAAAGAAGTTGAATTATTACCAGATGATCCGAAATCTGCAGAGAGCATAAGGCAATTAGAGCAG GAAATTAATGTTCTCAGTCATCTCAAGCACCCAAATATTGTCCAGTATTACGGCAGCGAAGTA GTTGGTGACCGATTTTACATTTATCTGGAATATGTTCATCCTGGTTCTATCAATAAATTCATCCGTGATCATTGTGAAACAATTACAGAATCCATAGTACGAAATTTTACTCGCCATATTCTCTGTGGATTGGCTTACTTGCATAGCAAAAAAACCATTCACAG GGACATAAAAGGGGCTAATTTGCTTGTTGATGCTTATGGGGTCGTAAAGCTTGCAGATTTTGGGATGGCTAAGCAT CTCAATGGGCAAGCTGCTAATCTCTCCTTAAAGGGAAGTCCTTATTGGATGGCTCCTGAG CTCTTGCAGTCAGTTATGCAGACGGATACTACCACTGATCTCGCCTTTGCCACTGATATATGGAGTTTGGGTTGTACAGTAATTGAAATGCTGAACGGCAGACCACCTTGGAGTGAATATGAAGCA GCTGCAGCCATGTTCAAGGTTCTAAAAGATACGCCTCCAATACCGGAAACATTATCACGTGAAGGGAAAGATTTCTTGCGCTGTTGTTTCTGTAGGAACCCAGCGGAAAGGCCCTCGGCCAGCATGTTATTAGAACATCGATTTATGAGAGTATCTCATCAGCCAGATGTATCTTCTTTCATCAAACCAGTTGGTGTAATACGAGTCAAA GAAAAGTCAAATTCTCAAAAAGAGCAGACAACATACAATCTTCACCAAGGGCGTTTATCGCTAGAGAGGTAG